One genomic segment of Halanaerobium saccharolyticum subsp. saccharolyticum DSM 6643 includes these proteins:
- a CDS encoding ABC transporter ATP-binding protein gives MASVTLEHVYKRFGDLVAVKDQSLEIKDKEFVVLVGPSGCGKSTTLRMIAGLEEISEGDIKIGDNIVNDVAPKDRDIAMVFQNYALYPHMNVYDNMAFGLKLRKFPKDEIERRVQEAADILGIEQLLERKPKQLSGGQRQRVALGRAIVREPQVFLMDEPLSNLDAKLRVQMRTELSKLHDELQTTMIYVTHDQTEAMTMGDRIVVLKDGVIQQVDDPLSLYNHPNNMFVGGFIGSPAMNFMDAKIEKEGDTYYIDGDGTFRIRVPEDKEDYIKDYAGKDVVFGVRPEDIVDTDINHDFEVKEDNSFEADVDVVEPMGSEIYLYLAEEGHSLIARVEAESKAQTGDTISLGVDLRKIHIFDAETEECIF, from the coding sequence ATGGCAAGTGTAACTTTAGAACATGTTTATAAGCGTTTTGGTGACTTAGTGGCAGTAAAAGATCAGAGTTTAGAGATTAAAGACAAAGAGTTTGTTGTCTTGGTTGGCCCATCTGGATGTGGTAAATCTACTACTTTAAGAATGATTGCTGGTTTGGAAGAAATTAGTGAGGGTGACATTAAGATTGGTGACAATATAGTTAATGATGTAGCTCCCAAGGATAGAGACATTGCTATGGTTTTCCAGAACTATGCTCTTTATCCTCATATGAACGTTTATGATAACATGGCTTTTGGTCTTAAATTACGTAAATTTCCTAAAGATGAGATTGAAAGACGGGTCCAGGAAGCTGCCGATATTTTAGGTATTGAGCAGTTATTAGAAAGAAAACCTAAACAGTTATCTGGTGGTCAGAGACAGCGTGTTGCTTTAGGACGTGCAATTGTACGTGAACCTCAGGTTTTCTTAATGGATGAGCCTCTTTCTAACCTTGATGCAAAACTAAGGGTTCAAATGAGAACTGAATTATCTAAATTACATGATGAATTACAGACAACAATGATTTATGTAACTCATGATCAGACTGAAGCGATGACTATGGGAGACAGAATTGTTGTGCTTAAAGATGGTGTAATCCAGCAGGTGGATGATCCATTATCTTTATATAATCACCCGAATAATATGTTTGTAGGTGGATTCATTGGTTCTCCAGCTATGAACTTTATGGATGCTAAAATTGAGAAAGAAGGAGACACCTACTATATAGATGGTGATGGTACCTTTAGAATTCGTGTGCCTGAAGATAAAGAAGATTATATTAAAGATTATGCAGGTAAAGATGTAGTTTTTGGTGTTAGACCGGAAGATATTGTTGATACTGATATTAATCACGACTTTGAAGTTAAAGAAGATAATTCTTTTGAAGCGGATGTAGATGTTGTTGAGCCGATGGGTTCAGAGATCTATCTTTATTTAGCTGAAGAAGGACATTCTTTAATTGCGCGTGTAGAAGCTGAAAGTAAGGCGCAAACTGGTGACACAATTTCTCTTGGTGTTGATTTAAGAAAAATCCATATCTTTGATGCTGAAACAGAAGAATGTATATTCTAA
- a CDS encoding FtsB family cell division protein, which translates to MPRQKKDFLLNPVVIIIIVIIAVISVFNFYQNTTKINQIETQISEIETQIAKEKAKNEKLEKQIKNSDDNEYIEEIAREKLGLVKPGEKLLIPVESENKNENQEKDKNDKKN; encoded by the coding sequence ATGCCTCGACAAAAAAAAGATTTTTTGTTAAATCCAGTAGTTATAATAATTATAGTTATTATAGCTGTGATTTCTGTGTTTAATTTTTACCAAAATACAACTAAAATCAATCAGATTGAAACTCAGATAAGTGAAATCGAAACTCAAATTGCTAAAGAAAAAGCTAAAAATGAAAAATTAGAAAAACAAATAAAAAACAGCGATGATAATGAATATATAGAAGAAATTGCTAGAGAGAAATTGGGGCTAGTTAAGCCAGGAGAAAAATTATTAATACCAGTGGAATCAGAAAATAAAAATGAAAATCAAGAAAAAGATAAAAATGACAAAAAAAATTGA
- a CDS encoding Tex family protein — protein MSEYIKVDLFKLAASKLNLKKENIKTTVELLDAGNTVPFIARYRKEMTGSLDEEEIRNIEEKIDYLRRLNERKNDVAAAADKQDKLDEEILNKLKKADTLQEVEDLYRPFKVKKQTKAAKAIEKGLKPLADLIFNQEKNAAEIKALAQEQLDPEKELKNIEDVLSGAEDIIAGEISDDAELRKKLRDFVFKTAKITSEQKNEDEEGKYQDYYEFKESINKIPPHRILALNRGENEDILRVKVEVDDDRAVEMIYNLYEFDNRKSGTFEHLVNGVDYAYKRLIFPSLEREVRNHLTEKAEEKAVNNFSTNLKSLLMQPPLEDQRVLAVDPAFRTGCKLAALAEDGQLLDTGAIYPHPPVNKQGEAAEMVAKLVKKHEIDIIVIGNGTASRETETFIAELIKSGMDVEYTIVSEAGASVYSASKLARKEFPDLDVSIRGAISIGRRIQDPLAELVKIDPKSLGVGMYQHDISQKRLEKALNEVVIDAVNHVGVEINTASAALLTYVAGISSNNAEKIIEHRSQNGEFKERKELLDVYGFGPKTYEQAAGFIRLNSKEDPFAITPIHPESYRAAEKILENINYIAADIRDKEKLNQVREKLNNIDLVKIATDLEIGLPTAKDIVASLKQPGRDPRDSMPAPIFRKDILKIEDIKSGMIFKGKVRNIVDFGAFVDIGLKQDGLLHISEMSQMYVSDPFEIVEIGQNIEVKVLDVDQKRGRISLTLKF, from the coding sequence ATGTCAGAATATATAAAGGTAGATTTATTTAAATTAGCAGCTTCAAAATTAAATTTAAAAAAAGAAAATATTAAAACAACAGTTGAACTATTAGATGCTGGGAATACAGTCCCGTTTATTGCGCGTTATAGAAAAGAAATGACAGGAAGTCTTGATGAAGAGGAAATAAGAAATATTGAAGAAAAAATAGATTATCTACGTCGACTAAATGAGCGAAAAAATGATGTTGCTGCAGCAGCGGATAAGCAGGATAAATTGGATGAAGAAATTTTAAACAAACTTAAGAAGGCTGATACCTTACAGGAAGTTGAAGATTTATATCGCCCCTTTAAGGTTAAAAAACAGACAAAGGCTGCTAAAGCAATTGAAAAGGGCTTAAAGCCTCTTGCCGATTTAATTTTTAATCAGGAAAAAAATGCAGCAGAAATCAAAGCCCTGGCCCAGGAGCAGCTGGACCCAGAAAAAGAATTGAAAAATATAGAAGATGTTTTAAGTGGGGCGGAAGATATAATTGCTGGAGAAATATCAGATGATGCTGAGCTCCGAAAAAAATTAAGAGATTTTGTATTCAAAACTGCTAAAATTACTTCTGAACAAAAAAATGAGGATGAAGAAGGAAAATATCAGGATTATTATGAGTTTAAAGAATCAATCAATAAAATTCCTCCACACCGAATTTTAGCTTTAAATAGAGGAGAAAACGAAGATATTTTGCGTGTTAAAGTAGAAGTTGATGATGACCGGGCAGTGGAAATGATTTATAATCTTTATGAATTCGATAATAGAAAAAGTGGAACTTTTGAACATTTAGTTAATGGTGTTGATTATGCTTATAAAAGACTTATTTTTCCTTCTTTAGAGAGAGAAGTTCGCAATCATCTAACCGAGAAAGCAGAAGAGAAAGCAGTTAATAACTTTTCTACAAATCTAAAATCTTTATTGATGCAGCCCCCTTTAGAAGATCAAAGAGTACTTGCTGTTGATCCGGCTTTTAGAACTGGGTGTAAATTAGCTGCTTTAGCAGAAGACGGCCAGTTATTAGATACAGGAGCTATTTATCCTCATCCGCCAGTTAATAAACAAGGAGAAGCTGCTGAAATGGTGGCTAAATTGGTAAAAAAGCATGAGATAGATATAATTGTAATAGGTAATGGTACTGCAAGCAGGGAGACGGAAACTTTTATTGCAGAGCTAATTAAAAGTGGTATGGATGTCGAATATACTATTGTAAGTGAGGCAGGTGCTTCTGTTTACTCTGCTTCTAAATTAGCACGGAAAGAATTTCCTGATTTAGATGTTTCAATTAGAGGGGCAATTTCAATTGGACGTAGAATACAGGATCCACTTGCTGAGTTGGTGAAAATTGATCCTAAATCATTGGGTGTTGGCATGTATCAACATGATATTTCACAGAAACGTCTGGAAAAAGCTCTTAATGAGGTTGTAATTGATGCTGTTAATCATGTTGGAGTAGAAATTAATACTGCCTCTGCTGCTCTTTTGACTTATGTTGCCGGAATAAGTTCTAATAATGCTGAAAAAATAATTGAGCATCGCAGTCAAAATGGAGAGTTTAAAGAGCGTAAAGAGCTGCTTGATGTATATGGTTTTGGCCCTAAAACTTATGAGCAGGCGGCTGGGTTTATTCGTTTAAACTCCAAAGAGGATCCATTTGCAATTACTCCTATTCATCCTGAGTCTTATCGGGCAGCAGAAAAAATATTAGAAAACATTAATTATATTGCTGCAGACATCAGGGATAAAGAAAAGCTTAACCAGGTAAGAGAAAAATTAAATAATATTGACTTAGTAAAAATAGCCACAGATTTAGAAATTGGACTTCCGACTGCTAAAGATATTGTTGCTTCGCTTAAACAACCAGGTCGTGATCCAAGAGATTCTATGCCGGCTCCTATTTTTAGAAAAGATATTTTGAAAATAGAAGATATTAAATCTGGCATGATATTTAAAGGAAAGGTTAGAAATATAGTTGATTTTGGAGCATTTGTTGATATTGGTTTAAAACAAGATGGACTGCTGCATATTTCCGAAATGAGTCAGATGTATGTTAGCGATCCTTTTGAAATTGTCGAAATAGGTCAAAATATAGAGGTTAAAGTTCTTGATGTTGATCAAAAAAGAGGTAGAATTTCTTTAACTTTAAAATTTTAG
- a CDS encoding S1 RNA-binding domain-containing protein, whose protein sequence is MSIEVGTIVVGEVTGITNFGAFVELESGETGLVHISEVANTYVKDISNFLKEGDEVKVKVINVDDDGKIGLSIKQLEDPDDRIDHAPEMSFDEKMERFLKQSSERQQDLKSREAKNGGSSN, encoded by the coding sequence ATGTCCATTGAAGTTGGTACTATAGTTGTAGGAGAAGTTACAGGGATAACAAATTTTGGTGCTTTTGTTGAGTTGGAAAGTGGAGAGACTGGCCTTGTTCATATTTCAGAGGTTGCTAACACATATGTAAAAGATATTAGTAATTTCTTAAAAGAAGGCGATGAAGTTAAGGTTAAAGTTATTAATGTTGATGACGACGGGAAAATTGGTCTTTCCATCAAACAATTAGAGGACCCAGATGACAGAATTGATCATGCTCCAGAGATGTCCTTTGATGAAAAAATGGAACGTTTCTTGAAGCAGAGCAGTGAACGTCAGCAAGATCTAAAAAGTAGAGAGGCAAAGAATGGCGGAAGCTCCAACTAA
- a CDS encoding DUF501 domain-containing protein, translating into MNEHKIIELQLDRTINNFFKTAKYCPFGFPAVITVNPFVNNIPAPTIYWLSCPYLNYKVDRLEAESNLISDLRNKLQSDQNFKIKMIEAHNKYAKQRKKLLSEEQLNQAKDVSEDLYKTLMNSGVGGIREKEGIKCLHTHLADFLVNKFNPAGEIVFSKINWPDNCQICKERIDEFESSCG; encoded by the coding sequence ATGAATGAGCATAAGATTATAGAACTTCAGTTAGATAGAACTATTAATAATTTTTTTAAAACAGCTAAATACTGTCCATTTGGTTTTCCAGCTGTAATAACTGTCAATCCATTTGTTAATAATATTCCAGCACCAACAATTTATTGGCTGAGTTGTCCTTATTTAAATTATAAAGTCGATCGTTTAGAAGCTGAAAGTAATTTAATTTCAGATTTAAGAAATAAATTACAATCTGATCAAAATTTTAAAATTAAAATGATTGAAGCTCATAACAAATATGCAAAGCAAAGGAAAAAGTTATTGTCTGAGGAACAATTAAATCAAGCAAAAGATGTTTCTGAAGATTTATATAAGACACTTATGAATTCTGGTGTTGGTGGAATCAGGGAAAAAGAAGGTATAAAATGTTTACATACACATCTTGCTGATTTTTTAGTTAATAAGTTTAACCCAGCAGGTGAAATTGTGTTTAGCAAGATTAATTGGCCTGATAACTGTCAAATTTGCAAAGAAAGGATTGATGAATTTGAGAGCAGCTGCGGTTGA
- a CDS encoding Ppx/GppA phosphatase family protein, whose translation MNLRAAAVDIGTNSCRLLIAEKKTDESFNILSRKLEITRLGEGVDQNKILKKRAVNRVFKVLKKYKAIIDEFQVDRVRIVGTSALRDVENSYLLTEKIKDLGLKLEIISGEKEAKLNYLGAVSNLEDNFLLVDIGGGSTEFIWSNSSEINFKSLDVGCVRMTEKFIADPNEKISLAEINEIQSYVDNSLSKELELDKKFKVKGVGGTITTLAAVKLALEVYDSSKIEDLKLKYSELEKIRDRLKDLKLKERKKVKGLQPKRADIIVSGLIILMTIMKYINSQELYVSDHDLLYGLLKEELFN comes from the coding sequence ATGAATTTGAGAGCAGCTGCGGTTGACATTGGAACAAATTCTTGTCGATTATTAATAGCTGAGAAAAAAACAGATGAGTCTTTTAATATTTTAAGCAGAAAGTTAGAAATTACAAGACTTGGTGAAGGTGTAGATCAAAATAAAATTTTAAAAAAAAGAGCTGTTAACCGAGTTTTTAAAGTTTTGAAAAAATATAAAGCAATAATAGATGAATTTCAGGTAGACAGGGTCCGTATTGTTGGGACAAGTGCTCTAAGAGATGTAGAAAATTCTTATTTATTAACTGAAAAAATTAAGGATTTAGGACTTAAATTAGAAATAATAAGTGGGGAAAAGGAAGCTAAATTAAATTATTTGGGCGCAGTCTCTAATTTGGAAGATAATTTTTTATTAGTTGATATTGGAGGTGGAAGCACCGAATTCATTTGGTCAAATTCCTCGGAAATAAATTTTAAAAGTTTGGATGTTGGCTGTGTTAGAATGACAGAGAAATTTATAGCTGACCCTAATGAGAAAATTAGTTTAGCTGAAATTAATGAAATTCAAAGTTATGTAGATAATTCACTTTCAAAAGAACTTGAATTAGATAAAAAATTTAAAGTTAAAGGTGTGGGTGGTACAATAACTACGTTGGCTGCTGTTAAACTTGCTTTAGAAGTATATGATAGCAGTAAAATAGAAGATTTAAAACTGAAATATTCTGAGCTTGAAAAAATCAGGGATAGATTAAAGGATCTTAAATTAAAAGAAAGAAAAAAAGTTAAGGGTCTACAGCCTAAAAGAGCTGATATTATTGTGTCAGGTCTTATTATTTTAATGACAATCATGAAATATATAAATAGTCAGGAGCTTTACGTTAGTGATCATGATTTATTATATGGTTTATTAAAAGAAGAGTTATTTAATTAA